TTTGAAGTCATCCATGACCTCTGCTTTGCCTAATCAAAGGTCAGTTCTCAATTCATATGCTATTTCCCTAGATAATTTCACACTGCCGGGACAGTCCCTGTCCTTGAAACAAGCTTGGCTTCCAGGCCTCACAGTCTTCTGATTTCCTTTCGAGGGTGTGGTCGGACATCACCTTATCAGAAACCTTCCCTTTCCAACCTACCTAAAGTAATTCCTTGCTGAAGTACTCACTTTCCTCCTAactctattttatgttttttctcatAATACTTACCACTTGGCATGTTCTATACATGTAGCTACATGTATAGAACATAGGtaactatgtaaatatatattcatatatgttatttatgtatatattcatgtgtatttttatttgtaaatatataaaaatatatatttatacatgctTTTTGGTCTGTTTTCTCCTGCTGGGATTCATTAGAATCTAAGCTCCATTAGGACTAACTTCTAGTGCCTAGTATAGTCCTGggaccttattattattattattattattttgagatggagtttctctcttgttgcccaggttgtagtgcaatggcttgatattggctcactgcaatctccgcctcccgggttcaagagattctcctgcctcagcctcccgaatagcttggattacaggcatgcatcaccatgcccagctaatttttttttgtatttttagtggagatggggtttctccatgttggtcaggatggtcttgaagtcctgacctcaggtgatccgcctgcctcagcctcccaaagtattgggattataggcatgagccaccacgcccagccagtccTGGGACTTTAATAGGCACTGAATGACTGTGTATATAATGAAATTCCAGATGATATGCTTGATTTTCAGCTACTTATcctgataattttattattattttagaggaagtctccctctgtcacccaggttggagtgcagtggcgtgatctgggctcactgcaacctccacctcccaggttgaagagattctcgtgcctcagcctctggagtagctgggattacaggcacgcaccaccatgcctggctaagtttttgtatttttagtagagatgtggtctcaccatgttgcccaggtttgtctgaactcctggcttcctgtaatccgcccatctcagcctcccaaaagtgctgggattttaagtgtgagccactgtgcctggagtatcctgattttttttttttttttttttttttggagacagaatctcactctgttgcccaggctgcagtgcagtggtgtgatcttggctcactgcaacctctgcctcctgggttcaagcgattctcctgccgcagcctcccaagtagctgggactataggcacacaccaccacacctggctaattttttgtatttttagtagagactgggtttcgtcatgttggctaggctggtctcgacctcctgacctcaagtgatccgcccacccaaaatgctgggattaaagacatgagccaccactcctggccaatcCTGAGAAttttagcaacaacaaaaatgaccCAACAGTGCACCACTGCCATAGGTAGGAATTTTAGGTTAGTTTctagattctacatataaaaaGGTAAAGTCACTTGCCATGAATTGGGCACCTACAGTGAAGGGGGAAAATTGTTTGTATGGTTTATACTGCAAGAACAGGCTAATAAACTAAAATGTTATTGCGTAATTCACTTGGACATCTTGTGCAGTGATGTTTTGaggaagtgaaaaaaattagtgttttttGATTGTGCCATTACCAAATTATCAGTTTTGCGGGTAATTGGAAGAAATTGATGAGTCTGCAGAGATTGAGCTGTTTCCTTACATCAAGCAACTTTTATGATTAGAGGATTCAACTTTTATAATCCCCTAATGACTcacaaatttattctttctaattgatggtaatatcctgaaataaaaccaacaGGGgaaaataacagtgatttttttttccagaaagataTTCAGACCCAATTATCAACATATGGTTTAAACAGATGGCAGCTGAAATAAATCTGTGTGTGCAGTGGAATCACAGATTTTAAAGAATTGTATAGCCTGTCACCTATCACTGCTCACACTATgttaaagatatataaaattaattgcatttataaaaatataccacATTATCCATCCATATAGTTTCTTCTGCCTAGAATAACCTTCCTTTGATTTAAGTTTATCTTCTCTAGGTCACTTCTCCTGATCTCTCTGGTCTCAATTTGAGCAATTATGTCTCTGTCTGAAAGGCCTGTGCATACTGCCAACTTTACATTACAAAAATTACCACATATTAATTTGCTAATCTCATtctcccaaaatattttttttttttttttttttttgagacagagtttcgctcttgttgcccaggctggagtccaatggcgtgatctcggctcactgcaacctctagctcccgggttcaagcgattctcctgcctcagcctcccaaagtagctgggattacaggcacccgccaccatgcccagctgaattttttgtatcttagttgagatggggtgtcaccatgttggccaggctggtcttgaactcctgacctcaggtgatccacctgccccggcctcccaatgtgctgggattacaggtgtgagccatcacacctggccagtattgttaattaaaacaataaaaatcactctcttttatttctgtaccTCTGTTTGCATAGTACAGTCTGTCATCAGTCAAggttcaaaaaatatttgctgaatgaatcaataaattacaAGTTATCTCTTCCACCAGCCTAGCAGTGGGAACTAACATTATGTTAAAAGTGGGAAATTGGCTGGGCagcgtggctcactcctgtaatcccaacacttcgggaggccaaggcaggatgacagcttgaggacaggagtttgaggtcagcctgggcaacacagcgaaactccatctacacacacacacccccccccccgcccataAATTAGCCGGGGCATGTTgttcctgcctgtagtcccagctagtagaggctgaggtgggggatggtttgagcccaggagtccaaggttgcagtgaaccatgatcatgccactgcattccagcttgggtgacaaggtgaaaccttgtctccaaaaataaaaaataaaagtgtgttggccgggcacagtggctcacgcctgtaatctcagcagtttgggaggccgaggtgggcggatcaccaggtcaggagattgagaccatcctagctaacacggtgaaaccccatctctactaaaaatacaaaaagttagctgggcatggtggcgagtacctgtaatcccagctacttgggaggctgaggcaggaaaatcacttaaacctgggaggtggaggttgcagtgagccgagatcgtgccactgcactccaccctgggcaatacagtgagactccatctcaaaaaaaaaaaaaaaaaaaactgtgaaattGTTGGTCAGAATCTTCcttaaatcatttttgtttttcttacagcTCCTGTGTTCCTCTGTCTTGATAAGTAGACTcaatagataagtaaataaaatatgaaaggcTTTTGAAGCTTTTGGATTACATGGACTAACACTTTCTaccttttattttgctattttgaacatattttcatttaaaaagtcattgtcaTTCAGTTATCAGTTGAAatactttaatttatttcaaaaattgattaaaaactttttatgttAATTAGATATTCTACCCTTAGATTTAAGACTCATTTTTCCCGAGTATATTTTCTTCAATATACaaaggaatatattttcataGAGTGTGTTGAATATTAGGAAAATCAAGAGTTCTGGTTCTGTCAGGTGCAGTATTTAGAGTgttattttgataaaatccagttGCTCTGATATGGCTTGAAAATACTTGCTCCTTTGGAGTATAATTGCAGGGAAAAAACTGTGGCATAGGTAGAAATTCACCATAATGACTTGAACTGGTTTTATACATAATCATCTGAGGTTTTGATAGTGAGGTGGCTGTCTGGAGTGTCTTTGGATCCAACATACATGAAAACACAGGATTGCCAGGGTTAACACAGGGAGGCAGTTGTTCAGATTTCATTTCTGTGTCTGAATTTGAAGGTGAAGTACATTTCTTGTCCTAAAAGATAAACACATAAAAtcattctccattttaaagttctgaaaaaaataaaattaaattcagtcCCACCCACTTCTCTTTTTTAGAAATTCTGTTCTCTGGAGGGGActgaatgtcaggcctctgagcccaagctaagccatcatatcccctgtgacctgcacgtatacatccacgtggcctgaagcaagtgaagaatcacaaaagaagtgaaaatggctggttcctgccttaactgatgacattaccttgtgaaattcactctcctggctcagaacctcccccactgagcaccttgtgacccccacccctgcccgccagagaataaacccctttgactgtaattttctatTACCAACCctaatcctataaaacggccccacccctatctcccatCCCGGACttagcccgcctgcacccaggtgataaaaagctttattgctcacaaaAGCCTGTTTGATGGTCTCTTCTCTTGACATTGAAGACTACCCTTAAAATCACATACACCTGTACACAGAGCAAACTTGTCAAAAATATGCATAAGGTAGCTTTTTAAACATTCTGTACTACAACTATGAGAATTTATTGAAAAGTCTGTAAATCATAGGGAAAATCTGAAAAGTCATAGAAGAGGAAGTACAGCTTTATTTTAGAGTGAAAAAGGAACAAGGTAAACATCCAGGGTTAGCCTGGGTATGTGGGCAGCCATTAAGCAACTAATTACACAGCTAACTGAATAATTACAATTGTGATaactgctatgaaaaaaaaaaatacaacatattaatGAAGACACAATGGGGGTTCTAATCTAGTGCTGGGGGTTAGGGAAAGCCATGCCACTGAAGTACCATTCAATCTAAGATTGACTATAAGGCAAGGAAGTAAAAGATAGAGGTGGGGACAAAGTATGGCAAGTCAAATAAATTAGGGTGAAAATGTCATGAGATCAGAATAGAGAGCCAGGGGTCAGATCTCTCAGGGTTTTGTTGACTGTGTTTAAAATCTGAACCTTTATTGTAAAAGCAATGGAAAGCTATTGAAGGGTTTTAAGGAGAGGTGTGACATGATGTAATATAATTCTAGTAAAATTACTTTGGCTGTTAGGGCCTGTGTGAATGTggtgaggagctgggattacaggcatgtaccaccacgcccagctaattttgtatgtttagtagagatggggtttctccatgttagtcaggctggtcttgaactcccaacctcaggtgatccgtccgcctcagcctcccaaagtgctggaattacaagtgtgagccaccgtgcccagcctaatttttgtatttttagtagagatggggtttcaccatgatggccaggctggtcttggactcctgacctcaagtgatccacctgcctcggcttcccaaaatgttggaattacaggtgtgagccaccgcgcctggccaaatgaaatcaatttttatcactattttattttttgagatggagttttgctctgtcgcctaggctggagtgcagtggtgtagtctcagctcattgtaacctctgcgtcctgggttcaagtgattcccctgcctcagcctccagagtagctgggactacaggtgcctgccaacacacctggctaatttttgtgtttttagtagaaatggggtttcaccatgttggtcaggctcttctcgaactcctgacctcagatgatctgcctgcctcggctttccaaagtgctgggactacagtcatgagccaccaggcctcaccagattttattattttcttttttgcaggtTTACCTCAATGTATGATCTTCCAGAATCAGTTCTGAAATTTACAGGTTAATAACACCTTATATTAGCAAATATGGTTTGCTAATATTCACTTAATACTCGTAAGTTTGTAGCTGGCAAAGCTGGAAATAGAACTCAGGTTCACTAAGTGTCATCAATGTTATTCTCATCAGATCTTgctgtttattctttttgatactgcttattaatttgttttaaatattaacaacACAGATACTGGATAATATTAAATCATAAGAATCATAAAATTTTGACGGTATCTCAACTGATCAGCTTTTCTCAAATTTTCTAGGTTTCCTCAGCACAGGGGAAAGCTTTCTAGGTAGAAGGCGGTGGCCTTGTGACTTGTGGGGAAAAGTACCACTGTAATTTACTTTTATGGGCACCTAAGCCCAAGTTGCCCAGGGCAACTtgtagattttgttgttgttattaatacTATCTCCTTCAGTcactgataactttttttttttgagatggagtttcactcttgttgcctaggctggagtgcaatggcatgatcttggctcactgcaacctccacctccccagttctcttgcctcagcctcccaggtagctgggattacaggcatgcatcaccacgcccggctaattttgtatttttagtagagatggggtttctgcatgttggtcaggctggtctcgaactcctgacctcaggtg
This genomic window from Piliocolobus tephrosceles isolate RC106 chromosome 6, ASM277652v3, whole genome shotgun sequence contains:
- the C6H15orf65 gene encoding uncharacterized protein C15orf65 homolog — its product is MTDRDWDKKCTSPSNSDTEMKSEQLPPCVNPGNPVFSCMLDPKTLQTATSLSKPQMIMYKTSSSHYGEFLPMPQFFPCNYTPKEQVFSSHIRATGFYQNNTLNTAPDRTRTLDFPNIQHTL